The region gtgtgtgagtggccTTACTGACCCTCTCCGACTCTCTGTGCTGCTGGAACTCGGGCCAGCGGCCAAAAGCTGAGGATCTGGAGGACAACCGGGCTTTCTGCAGGAGATGTGAGCGCTCTTTATGGAACTTGCACCTGCTGCTACATCTCGCTCAGCGTCGCGCTGCTTCTCTAACATCAACACCATCTCGCTTTCATATACACGTTTTACACGACCCGCGTCGACACGGATTCAACTTTAATCTGGATTAAATCAAAGCCGTCCCAAGCCTTGTGTCGAATAATCATCATTTGATCTTGGTTTTAGAGTTAGAGGAAACACGTAGCGTCTCTTTAATCCCATTGCTCCTGGATTTTAGATTTCATTCACAGATTCAGTTTAATCCTGACGCTGAGCTGCATTCAGTgtcttttaaaaatctgaaattaaaaacaaaacacagatccGGTGTGCTCAGAAGTTCTACGGAGTGTGTTTGACGGTGCTCTTTGGTGGGGAAAAATTATAATCCAAGGCACACTTCCAATAGAAATGACTTAAAAGCCTTTATTTAAATGACTATTTCATAGTagaaatgctaaaataaataaaaattgcctTTCCGGTTTAATAGATTTTATAAAATACAATGCAAAATAGTTATTGTGTAAATTTGGAACAATTTCAGCCACAGTTAGGCAAAGAACAACAAGCACTGACCACAATATGACAAACTTTGTctggtttgggggggggggatgctaATGAgtcaaaagagtcgactctttagATCTGACTCGCTTAAAAGAGCCGGAAATGACATCAGTGATTCATCAGAAGTGGCTTAGAGAGGCAGATGTACATTTATACTTGCGTGTTAGTTTACGTGAATGATCCCAGTTCACACGTGACACACGTGACTTAGAGCTTAGTTAGTGATTTGTGCCATAATTGAGGAAAGAAGTCTGATTATCCACCTTGAAGAATGCTTGACTTTCCCAAAACGTGAATAAACACCGGAATCAGATAACGTAGGTATTACTACGTTATAATTGTTAAACACGTTAGCTGAGGCCTCTTCAGGACGTCTTCTGAGAGGAGGAGAACGTCCTGCGGAGTGACTGTGGAGCGAGATGATCCTCTTAACGactgaaagaaagggaaagtgGACGAGAGGAAGTCGGGCTTTTGTTCTAGGAAAGAATCTGTGTGAGTCTCTGTGGGAGAACTAATCTGCTTTCATGTGCAGCTTTCATTTACATTAACCAGAGTTTCTTTTATCCCACAGCTCTgtcgaattctggattctgatcggtcaaaaggtgttgattaacgttctctagcagcagctctgacagtagttcgtTCATTTATATTCGGGtacgttatggtttctgtaGTAACGGCTTGTACGCAGGGAGTCGTACGGAttataaacggattaaaaaaacatgttcgcGTCAATATGGGGAATttttctgtagtttatgtaacatttatggaaggagtctccagtgtcggtgcgtTGTaactgtcagaggtaaagctccGGTAGAACTTTGTAGAAGATTTGTTCAAAATGTTGAAGGAAAAGtaatcttgcttttttttttttcttctctgttaAAAAAGTGTAATAGATGCAGGTTAATATCCATCAGATTTTATAGAAAGGTGTTTTGTGTTTCCTTTTTCAGAGGAGGAGCCGAACTCCTGTTTGACGGAGTCAAAGATCACCATGTGACACttcccagccaatcagaacccTGTGAGTACAGTCAGCACTGCatcagagcgtgtgtgtgtgtgagtgtgcatgcatgtgtgtgtgtgaggattagGGCTTTGGCGATATGACAACGTAAtaatgatattgtgataaattatatCATAACAAACTTCCGAGTCTCTGtgatatcttttatttatttacttaataatTACAGACTGACTGGAAACAGCTCATATCGGTGTCAAGAGTTTGtatttgaattgaaaaaaagaagaaggaaaaaaaaaagaattaaaaataattttttgttttgttttttatttttttttctccttttcagtgttaaatattcattcattcgctCACccatttagttatttatttatcttaaataaaaagacattttttaaaaataaatgtaactttCTGTAGACGTTAAATAAAGTTATCACTTTGCTCACAAGCTTAAATATCCTGAAACATATCGTGTGtcatagaaatgtttttaaaaatggtgttaagatgatgatgttgttgttttttccgtATTTTCCCATTTAAAGCAGGGAATTTGTGTGTAAAAACTTTTGCGcgtttgtgatgtcacaaaataGGCTCAGGTTCTTCCGACCAATCACGTCTCGTATGCAAATTATTAGAGGATGATACTCTAGAAAAGATTAAGCGACAGATACGAATGCAGCTAATGTTAGCCATGACCAGAtggtggttgtcatggtaacgttATATAATGTTAGTGAACGTGGAGGGGGAGGGGTTCTAATTTGCATACCCATGTATATTCATAGAGTGTTGTATTTTTaatgaggggaaagaaaaacgGGGGTCTCCTTAATGATCCCTTGGATAGTTAAAGGTTTCTTGgcttctacttggaaccttctGAAAGACTTGTAGCTACAACCTGACACAGAGAATAGAGAAGAAAAGAACCTTTCAGAGTGCTAGATTTAATCTTCTTTCTAAGAGTGTATAGATGTATTGATGTTCATCTGTCATTTTTGGTACACTTTTGTAGGAAAGACGGTTCCTCGAGGGTTCCTTTGATGGTTAATGGTTCTAGATCTCTACTTCTTCTGAAAGGGAAGTCCTCCAGAGAACTTTTAGGGTGATGGATGGAGTGTAGTTTAAtgggaagtaaaaaaaatgtaaaaacacataaaaggATTCATTATTGTGCATAAGTTACAGCACAGTTCTGGATTGAGTTCTGGattcgtgattggtcagaaggcgttgattaatTTCTCTAGAACAGCAACGAATTATTGGGAAATTGgtgtggtataagcggaatgAAATGCTTGTCTACGTGCTGCTCTAGGAGCGATCGTTTTATCCCGATGTGTAAAAAAAGGCGCGTGAACCTAACGCCGATTGATCTCAGAGAGTTCTTCAGTGACAACCGTGAGGAATATTGGACCTCCTCATATCTTCAGAAGCGACTTTCACTCTTTGTCTCCAAATCAATTCTTGACAGATCTCATTATCGACAACTTAATTAGTTCCATACATCTCCGCTGGTATGTGTCCCGGAGGCGGAGGCATGACCACGACGATGGTATTCATCTGTGATGGAGCTGGAGAAAGGCTTCTCTTCTCGGTTTTTAACTTGGACCAAGaatgtttgaaatgaaatatcAGAGAAATTTTTAAACACCTCATGCATATGTGCAGACAATATGATCAACATATCACGATAAAGATCACAATTCTCCAGACATTTTCCATGATgcataaaatacatcaccacGGTTAGGTTtgcagtttaatttattttttttagatcacgACGTCAATATCTTAGAAAGTGGACGATTTATCGTGATATCGTTATTATATCATTAAATCGATGAGCCTTAATCCTACGGAATCTCCTCACTCGCTTTTCTCATCTCCTTCACTTTCACTTAAACAACAATAGATCTGAACCCTGTGTCCATCCTTCTccctgtcctcctcctcctcctcttcctcctcctcctcctcccgtCCACCACCAACATCTGTGAGCCTCCTCAGCCTCGGCCATTCTGTCTCTAACTGCTCCATTATGGAGCCTCTTTCACTTGTAAATGCGGTCAGTGATATTGTCGATTGGTCTTTTATGCGCAGTGCCGGGGTCACACTGAAGGTATGGAGCGGGGTAGGGGCGTGAGGAGGCCTTGCGAAGACGGGAGGGATGACGCTTACAAAGCACCGAGTGCTGGTTTTGtgtgcagtcttttttttttttttttggagaggggggtgatgtgatgtgatgtgatgtgatgtgtgttcTGCTTTCACCCTCAAAAGGATCCTCCTCTTTGGGATTCCTGCAGGGTTCTCGGCAGGGATCCGGGGTGAAAGTGGTGCCGAGGGTGACGCGAACGCGGCCAGCACTGAGCTCGGGCTGACGCTCGACGACGACTCGGTACGCGGAACGTGCCGATAATCTGTTATACGAGAACGTACGTCATACGTAACGGATcgacgtcttttttttttcccgctaCGGCCGTTAAATCGCACTCGCTGGAGACGTAAAACTCTGCAATGTTCAGTAACGTGGAGTGCTTTTAACACCAGAACGACGAATTTTCCATGAAAAGTCATTCACGCGTGTGTGGAGAGAGACGAGCTAGCTATGAAACTAAATTCATCACCGCTCCAGCCTGCACTTTTTCCGGAAAAAAACTTTTAAGCATtccagaaaaataaacattttagtgTTCCAAATACTTATAAATCTCAAACCTCaaaatatgtgttttttttttattttactatcactatcaaatgaatcatgtacaataatttaaactttttttcacTCGTGCTTTAACGAACAAAAAAATCGTGATCTCATTTCGTTTTTAGTGCTTTTTAGTACCAAAAATAAACACGTCTCAAAGATTCCTTGGAGAGCTGGTTCTAGATTTGGAAAATCTAAAATGGTTCTACATGGAACAACTTCTgaaacgtttatggaaggagtctccagtatcagtgctttataacagtcCGAGGACAGAGTAAAGTAGATGACTTGTTAGATTAGAGTAAGATTaattataaatgtgtgtgtgtgtgtgtgtgtgtgtgtgtgtgtgtgtgtggcctttTCCCTAACACACTGAGTGCAAACattcagaggtgtgtgtgttttaccggACCTCCAAACCTCTATAAAACAACAGGAGTGGAACAGCAGCAGGGTCATCACCATGGCGCTGGAGTCGCCACGACAACCGGACCACAAAAGTGGACCCTGAGAGGGAATGTGGACCTTCCTGAGGCCAGAGGATGACCTTAgatctcctgtgtgtgtgtgtgtgtgtgagtgtgtgagtgagagagagagagaaagtcaaatatctcactcactctgtgtcATGGATGGCTGATTGTGATAGCTCAGTGAAATCCCCGCCCCCGTCCCAAATTTCTATTTTATGCTCCAAATCCTTGAGTGATTGATGAGctcgcaacacacacacacacacacacacacacacacacacacacacacacacacacacaccattgtcGCAGACAGCTCGGACGTCTCTCGTATTGCTATCGAGATGAATGACGTCAGCTCCTCCCACCCgcagatgataaaaaaaaaaacgacgacGATTGTTGTGCAAAAAACACGCCACGTAAAAACCCCACGGAGCCTAGCTTAGCCTCCACGCTACACGCCTTCGTCCTCCTTCGCAGCCACTATCCCAGCATGCACCTGTGATGCCCGCTGTGATTCACACTGCTCCCttttcccctcctcctcctcctcctctccactCCTTGTTTATGAGCGTAAAAAGAAGTATTGATGAAGATGTAGGAATCGCCACTCAGTTTGTAGGACACGCCCTCGctttccttttttattaaaactcGCCCCAGTGGAAGAATGATGAGCGGCAAAGTGATTGCTTCTGTTTTTAGCCTCGTGCTCTCGGTGCGCGTCGATATTCATTGCCTGGACTTTGCACCGAGGCAGGCGTCACTCTTCTGTATGGACGCCGGGGCGCGAGCTAGCCGGCCTGCGAGGCAGCGCGGATCGTTACACGGCCGAGGAGCTTGACAGCGATCCAATTAACCTGAAACAGCCTCCATCGCTCGCCTCCTGCCTTTCacagtgagagtgagggagCGCACTCGCGCGCATGCTGATGCTGGCACTCTGAAAAGCTCCGTCTCTTCTGGGAGAAGAAACGTACTGAGCGCTTACAGCACGCCTTCGCTGACTTTCCTCTCTGCTCTACTTACGCTCAGTACAGCATCACAATGGCGGACACTGGTGCGTCATCGTGTCTCATGTCTCCTCAAACACTCCCCCCACCCCTTTCTCTCAATCCCCCACACTGTGTTCCCCCTGAGTCTCTGAGTCACTGCGGAGGTTTCAGCTCTCCACCGAACTCCATCGTCTTCCTCTGTGACTCTCAGTGTGGAGGAAACGGAACGTGGGAAAGCGTCTCGGTGTCGCATACAGGAAAGAGTCGACACAGCATGGGCTGGATACCCCAAaatgaagggagggagggaggaaggaataaATACAAAAACGAGAGGAAAGAAGGAGGGACGAAACAGGATGGAAAGAGTGGATTGAATGAATtacaaaaaggaaggaaaatggGAAGGAAGGACAAGAAGTAAGgtggaaaagaaagaagtgaagGACGAGAGAAGATAGGAATAGAACAGGAGGGGGAAAGGGATGTAAGGAAAAGGGTGGAATGGAGGAAGGAAccgaaagaagagaaaagaaggcAGGATGGAGGGAAGGAAGCATGGAAAgctggaaggaaggaaggaaggaaaatgggaagaaaaacaggaaggaagggaaaaggCAGAAAATAGGAAGCAAGGAAAATAAATaggaaagacagaaaagaaggaagaaactGGAACAAAGGAACTGAAGGAAAAGATAAAGGAAGTACAATACACGAGCTAAGGACGGAGCAAACAAatgacaggaaggaaggaaaatagAAAGAGGACAAAAAGAAGACGGAAGCAATGGAACGAGGGGGAAAGGCAGAAAAGGAAGGAATTAGGGAACGAAAGTtaaagagaaaaatagaaagaaatggcgaaaaagaaggaaagacatGAAGGAAAGGggggaaagaagaaaacaaggtggAAAATAGGAAAGAAGGGAGGAACTGAAGGAAGAGAAAAAGCAAGGCCGGtcaaggagggaaggaaggaggaaagtAGAAAGGAATGAAAAAAGCGAGGGAAGGAATGTTGGAAGGACataaatgaaggaaggaaagaaagaccaAAAGGAAGTAAGGAATGAAACGACCGACTCACACTGCAGGAAAGTTTTTAGTTTGCTGAAAGGAAGCAGGAGATTGTTGATGTGATGATTTTAACCGCAGATTAAATATCGCAGCGTCTCGGGTTATGGATTATTCCGACTCGTATGTTATTgactgcaataaaaaaaaaattaaatcacatGTTTTCCCCTTTAATACATCAACTGCAGTAACAAACACACTTTATCATCTTAATTCATTATATTCTAGCTAGCGTTAATAATAGTGTTGAGAACGGGAAACACTGATGAATATTGGGCGGCTGTAAAGCGCTGTCTGGGCGTGCTCTAAAGCTCAGTGTGTATGTCGAGGCGCAGCTCCTGGTGGGACGTTCCTGCGTAGGTTCTTTGTGTTTCGTTTGCTTGGATGAGCCTgaaagtctgttttgttttttttgttttttacaaaacAAGGCACATTTCCCTGTACTGTTGCTTCTCTAATCAAACCAGAGCACCTTCTCACTAACGTTTAGGTATTTCTGTTCCTCCCTCTCCCCGTCTGTCCGTCCGTTCCTCCTCCTGCATCTCCTTCACCCCTATTTTGAGGAGGAAAGTGGTTTAATCCTGTAATGGAGGTTGATGATGCTGTGCTGATGTTGCTGGACCAGAGACTCGCTGTGTGTTCTGTCTCTGTTCACTGTATAGCcatatgcacatgcacacactcgctcattctccatcactgtcgaagcacacacacacacacacacacacaatgacaatGCATGCAgtataatatattgtaatatactGGActgttccattttatttatttttgaccaAACATCAGTGTTTTTATGGTTGCCCCTGCATCTGTATGAACTGCCACatgaaaatgtctgattaaaAATAAGGAACGAAACGACGGTGCTTTACACACAGGGTCCctccatttcattttaatttcaacaCAGGGCACGTTTAACGTTTATATCCATCAATCATCCTGCACTCCTCCGCATATCCACGCTGTAGAGACACCGCAGAGACCCCGTGCTCCCAAAAACACTGATTTCCTGTAGCGTCGCACGCCACCATGAAACTAAAGGCCTCGTATTTTCATCCGAATCCGCATTTTGTGGCGTGTCGCAGTCTTTTTATGCTTCCCTTTTCCATACATCACTCTCGGTTCCTTCCTGGACTCCCAAACCAAACCAACCCACCCACCCTCAACGGTCCTGTCGCGCCACTTCGACCGTATCTGTCGctccctgcactctgacctctAACCTCTGACCCTCGCTGGCTCTTTTGCAGGGGACGTGAAGCAGCTGCTAGTGTGGATTCAGAAGAACTTGCTGAAGGAGAGGCCCGAGCTCTTTGTGCAGGGAGATTCTGtgtaagtacacacacacacacacacacacacgcgagcACAAAACGAGAAATGTACATATCATCTTTGCTGGACACTGGATAAAGGAAATACACTCTTAATGACTATCTTAGATGTTGAAATGCTGCATTAAGGTTATATTAAGGTTATATATGTTTTATGGATTCTTTAGATTATTACAGATTACTAGCATAAAATACTACAGATTAAAAGCTACGTTTATGACTATTTCATGAGATTTCCCAGTCGTTTTGCCGTTTGAGCATGATGGATGTGCCACcatattgctttttttcccccccaaacacTGCACTGCAATTTCTGTACAATTTGAAGTGATTAATGcagaaatccatccatcatgTTTGTGGGATTATTTAATCTTTAATACAACAGTATATAGATTTGCGAAATGGCCGAACTACAGGCCCTGAACTACAATCCTGTGCGTGAGATCAGGCAGCGTATCAGATCTGTACTCTGATGCCGTCgtttaataatattttctaaTCCTGACAAAATGCAGCTGTAGCACGATATCGGATTATAATAATACTATATAAAATCTAATTCTATTCTTTAAATGTGTACACTGCTTAGGGTTTCATATATAACATATGTTTGGTTTTTAGTCTGTCAGGACGGAaatttattcattgttttaaatctttattatatgtattatatttattttattatattatgaatTCAAATTCAGCTCTAGTTGCTTAGTTTATGTCtttgaaacactttttttttttttcggaacTTTTTTGGCTAAATAACTGAATCGTGTTGCTTGAAGAGGCAACAAACGGTTCTGAATACAAATTGTTCCAGTTTAAAATGACGTAATTGTAAAGATAAAATCAGACCGCGCTATGTTCTACCCTCTGTAGCGAGCATATATCGTGATTGTTCGTGCTTCTATCTCCCCGTGTAAATGATTCCCGTGTAAACATGGTGCATTTCTTTAATAATCTCTTGCGTAGTATAAGAAATGTGCGAAAGGAACTTCATTAAGGCGAAACGTTACTGtaggaaaaagaacaaaaacgcGTTTTTAACCGTTACGGCTTCTGATTCATTTGCTTTAGTGTTACACAACTAGATATGATCAAGGAGATAAATATTCGaagagtgaattttttttaaagggatttTACAGCTGTAATGTATAAACCTGCTCTGACTCTTTGGATAGAGAATTGTCAACGTTGTTAAAACGCATTAATAGAAAACGAATGAAGATGAGGTGCATGTGAGCTGCGTTTAGTTGTTTCCGCAgatcatttattaaacatgCCAATACAGCGTCTGATACGGCAGAGCATGACCAGCCTCCCCCATCTCTCTGTtgacattttttataaattgttGTGAGTTGCTTTATGCTGTCTGTCGTTGCGGATCAGGTCAAGTAAACGAGcgtctctgttttctctcacaCAGGAGACCCGGTATTCTCGTATTGATCAACGATGCGGACTGGGAACTGATGGTGAgctgcgtgcgtgcgtgtgtgtgtgtgtgtgtgtgtgtgtgtgtgtgtgtgtgtgtgtgtgtgtatgtgtatgtatgtgggtCTGCGTGATCAGATGATCAGTCCACTTCCTCTGTTTTAATGACTTGCTCATTTTATTAGGCCGTGTGTCAGTTCTTTCTCCATCCGTCTGATGTGCGGGAGTGCCGATCCGGGTCGGTCATTCAGGAAAAACCGCATATCGGCATCTACTTGTAATTTACGCAAACACGGTCAATGAGGGAGAAATCGATGTCTTGACAACTGTCGATGATGGTCTAAAACCCACAAATCAAGCACTGATTTAAAGTTCGGTACCGGGTCGGCCCTTTTTACGGCTTTAACATAAATCTCATTTGTAATAGCTTTTAGCTCGGCCCCTTGTCTCATGCGGCTGCTAATAAACATCGAATaagtgcttttctttttaaggCCCTTTTCAAGAAATATTTGGCACGGGTCATTAAAGCTAACGGcggtgttttgtgtgtgtgtgtgtgtgtgtgtttgtttgtttttttttgtttttcattaaataacTAGAAATCATTAGTGTAtaatcagagtgtgtgtgtgtgtgtgtgtgtgtgtgtgtgggtctagGGTGAGTTGGAGTACCAGCTTCAGGACCAGGACAATATTGTGTTCATCTCCACACTTCATGGCGGTTAATGGACTCTAAAAGATCACATacgtatatctatatatatctgtatataaatgtatatatctgtgtgtgtgtgtgtgtgtgtgtgtgtatgtgtgtatatgtatgtgtatatatacatacacacacacgcaccataTATCCACGCCTTCAGTCTCGATGCTCTGCGCTAcccatcctccatcctccatcctctcGACCAATCTGGTGAGCCCGTCTTgacttgttttgattttttagCCCAATTAAACGGCACATCAGTGGAACGCGGGTTGAGACAGGATCGTCTCGGCGCTCTA is a window of Ictalurus furcatus strain D&B chromosome 16, Billie_1.0, whole genome shotgun sequence DNA encoding:
- the urm1 gene encoding ubiquitin-related modifier 1, with product MKKINEHFRRVANSSLPVNATNEFRFEETVMAAPIAIHLEFGGGAELLFDGVKDHHVTLPSQSEPWDVKQLLVWIQKNLLKERPELFVQGDSVRPGILVLINDADWELMGELEYQLQDQDNIVFISTLHGG